The genomic segment AAGCACTTCTAAAAGGTTATGAACGATATCGAAGAACTCTTTATTTAGGTATCAGCGAAGATCCTTTTGAAGAAGATTATTTCAGTAACTTTGATGTTGGTTTAGATCTAGAAGAGGAGGGGTATAGAGTTTTAGCCAGTAAAATAATAGTTGAGGATGTAGAGAGTGATGATCATCAAATAGCAATAGCAGAGGTTATGCAAGTTGCTGATGATGCTCAAGTTGGCGATACCGTTGTACTAGATGTGACTCCAGAGAAAGAAGATTTTGGAAGAATGGCTGCGGCTACAACCAAGCAGGTTTTAGCCCAAAAATTGAGAGATCAGCAAAGAAGAATGATTCAAGAGGAATTTGCTGACCTAGAAGATCCAGTGCTAACTGCCAGGGTCATTAGATTTGAAAGGCAATCAGTAATCATGGCAGTAAGCTCTGGTTTAGGTAGACCAGAAGTAGAAGCAGAGCTTCCAAGACGAGATCAATTGCCAAATGATAATTACCGAGCAAACGCAACATTTAAAGTATTTCTTAAAGAAGTTAGTGAAACACCTAGGAGAGGGCCTCAACTTTTTGTTAGCAGGTCAAATGCTGGATTGGTTGTATATCTGTTTGAGAATGAAGTTCCTGAAATTCAAGAAGGTTCAGTACGTATAGTTGCTGTTGCTCGTGAAGCAAATCCCCCTTCAAGAGCAGTAGGTCCCAGAACAAAAGTAGCTGTTGACAGTATTGAAAGAGAGGTTGACCCCGTTGGAGCATGTATTGGTGCAAGAGGTGCTCGAATTCAACAAGTTGTAAATGAACTTCGTGGAGAAAAAATAGATGTAATTCGTTGGTCTTCAGACCCTGTTCAATACATCTGTAATTCATTAAGTCCTGCAAGAGTTGAAGTAGTTAGACTTGTGGATCCAGAAGGTCAGCATGCTCATGTCTTAGTTCCTCCAGATCAACTTAGCCTCGCAATTGGTAGAGAAGGGCAAAATGTAAGACTTGCTGCAAGGCTTACAGGATGGAAAATAGATATCAAAAATTCACAAGAATATGATCAAGCCACTGAAGACTCGGAGGTTGCGGAATTAATTTCTCAAAGAGAAGAAGAAGAATCTTTACAGAG from the Prochlorococcus marinus str. NATL2A genome contains:
- the nusA gene encoding transcription termination factor NusA, producing the protein MALVLLPGLNNLIEDISEEKKLPSQVVEAALREALLKGYERYRRTLYLGISEDPFEEDYFSNFDVGLDLEEEGYRVLASKIIVEDVESDDHQIAIAEVMQVADDAQVGDTVVLDVTPEKEDFGRMAAATTKQVLAQKLRDQQRRMIQEEFADLEDPVLTARVIRFERQSVIMAVSSGLGRPEVEAELPRRDQLPNDNYRANATFKVFLKEVSETPRRGPQLFVSRSNAGLVVYLFENEVPEIQEGSVRIVAVAREANPPSRAVGPRTKVAVDSIEREVDPVGACIGARGARIQQVVNELRGEKIDVIRWSSDPVQYICNSLSPARVEVVRLVDPEGQHAHVLVPPDQLSLAIGREGQNVRLAARLTGWKIDIKNSQEYDQATEDSEVAELISQREEEESLQREAEKRLEAEQTARAEEDARLRELYPLPEDEEDFQNEELSNIDSNETESESDFESSEIDSNIDTDDAETEESDIDETIEDTVTAKDKIITEEEGTR